A single genomic interval of Adhaeribacter pallidiroseus harbors:
- a CDS encoding SDR family NAD(P)-dependent oxidoreductase, producing MSEKENQQVAIVTGAGQGIGFAICRELLKQGVAVVLNDLNVTLTNQATAQLKEEFGANCIGLPGNAADVSFINNLILTAKEHFGQVTIAIANAGITLFGDFFTYTPEAFQQVMDLNLKGSFFLAQAIAKQIQVQQTGGSILFMSSVTGHQAHKNLAAYGMTKAALEMLAKNLVIEVSAYGITVNAIAPGATLTERTALDADYERTWSNITPLGRPASPEDIAQAAVFLVSEKARHITGQTIIIDGGWTSISPSPY from the coding sequence ATGTCCGAGAAAGAAAATCAACAAGTAGCTATTGTAACTGGCGCCGGGCAGGGAATAGGGTTTGCTATATGCCGCGAATTATTAAAACAAGGAGTTGCCGTTGTATTAAACGATTTAAATGTTACTTTAACAAATCAGGCAACTGCTCAGCTCAAAGAAGAATTTGGCGCAAATTGCATTGGCTTACCTGGTAATGCAGCCGATGTTTCTTTTATTAACAATTTAATACTTACTGCCAAAGAACACTTTGGGCAGGTTACCATTGCCATAGCCAATGCCGGTATAACGCTCTTCGGCGATTTTTTTACTTATACGCCTGAGGCTTTTCAACAGGTGATGGATTTGAATCTTAAAGGTTCTTTTTTCTTAGCCCAAGCCATTGCCAAACAAATACAAGTGCAGCAAACCGGAGGCAGCATTTTGTTTATGTCATCGGTAACCGGTCATCAGGCCCATAAAAATCTGGCTGCTTACGGTATGACTAAGGCTGCTTTAGAAATGCTGGCCAAAAACCTGGTCATAGAAGTGTCGGCTTATGGAATTACGGTTAATGCTATTGCTCCCGGGGCAACCCTTACCGAACGAACCGCCCTGGATGCTGATTACGAACGAACCTGGTCCAACATAACACCTTTAGGAAGACCAGCCAGTCCGGAGGATATTGCGCAAGCTGCTGTATTTTTGGTTTCAGAAAAAGCCCGTCATATTACCGGGCAAACAATTATTATTGATGGTGGCTGGACCTCTATTAGTCCCTC